The following coding sequences are from one Streptomyces sp. NBC_01294 window:
- a CDS encoding acyl-CoA dehydrogenase family protein, translating to MDFRLTARQEELRDSARALTEFITKYELDCEENNGLPPQAHTEIRDAVLDSGLQAVNMPAEWGGAGLTILEQVTVQAELGRLTGALWDMVWRPANALSFCTPEQRERYLVPVIRGRRRDCYAVSEPEAGSDPQSLRTTATRTDRGWVLNGEKWFVTVGDHADFMIVLAAAGEEGAPTLFLVDKDTPGIEMTRVPRWMHTFVYEHPEFTFTDVHVGEDAVLGEVGNGYDITRSWFTEERLMIAARTIGAAERALELARDWAVERRQFGSPIADFQLIQGMLADCAVDIAVNRAYTHQVAWEVDEGAVDRKTLHAKAAIAKLSASEASGRVIDRCLQIFGGRGYDRSYPVERLYRELRVDRIWEGTSEIQRLIIAGELVKRGTGVLHMPSSV from the coding sequence ATGGACTTCCGTCTCACCGCCCGGCAGGAAGAGCTCAGGGACTCGGCGCGCGCGCTCACCGAGTTCATCACGAAGTACGAGCTCGACTGCGAGGAGAACAACGGTCTGCCCCCGCAGGCCCACACCGAGATCCGCGACGCCGTCCTCGACAGCGGCCTGCAGGCCGTCAACATGCCCGCGGAGTGGGGCGGCGCCGGCCTCACCATCCTGGAGCAGGTGACGGTCCAGGCGGAGCTCGGGCGGCTCACCGGCGCCCTGTGGGACATGGTGTGGCGTCCGGCGAACGCGCTGTCCTTCTGCACGCCGGAACAGCGCGAGCGCTACCTCGTCCCGGTGATCCGGGGCCGGCGCCGGGACTGCTACGCGGTGAGCGAGCCCGAGGCCGGTTCCGACCCGCAGAGCCTGCGGACCACGGCGACGCGGACCGACCGCGGCTGGGTGCTGAACGGCGAGAAGTGGTTCGTCACCGTCGGGGACCACGCCGACTTCATGATCGTGCTCGCCGCCGCCGGGGAGGAGGGGGCGCCGACCCTGTTCCTCGTCGACAAGGACACCCCGGGCATCGAGATGACCCGGGTGCCCCGCTGGATGCACACGTTCGTCTACGAGCACCCCGAGTTCACCTTCACCGACGTGCACGTCGGTGAGGACGCCGTGCTCGGGGAGGTCGGCAACGGCTACGACATCACCCGGTCCTGGTTCACCGAGGAACGGCTGATGATCGCCGCGCGGACGATCGGCGCGGCGGAGCGGGCCCTGGAGCTCGCCCGCGACTGGGCGGTCGAGCGCCGCCAGTTCGGCTCCCCCATCGCCGACTTCCAGCTGATCCAGGGCATGCTCGCCGACTGCGCCGTCGACATCGCCGTCAACCGCGCCTACACCCACCAGGTCGCCTGGGAGGTCGACGAGGGCGCGGTCGACCGCAAGACGCTGCACGCCAAGGCGGCCATCGCCAAGCTGTCGGCGAGCGAGGCGTCCGGCCGGGTCATCGACCGCTGCCTGCAGATCTTCGGCGGCCGCGGCTACGACCGCTCGTACCCCGTCGAGCGGCTCTACCGCGAACTGCGCGTCGACCGGATCTGGGAGGGCACCTCCGAGATCCAGCGCCTGATCATCGCGGGCGAACTCGTCAAGCGCGGCACGGGCGTTCTGCACATGCCGTCCTCCGTGTGA
- a CDS encoding acyl-CoA dehydrogenase family protein, translated as MDFRYTPEQADLKARAAAYTRLLMRYEDQSEEAGGPLPAGTVRDMTRAAIEAGVYAINMPAEWGGAGLSLLDQVIVEEEFGKVTNCLWDIPWRPANVLAYGTEAQREKYLLPVIRGERFDAFAVTEPGAGSDPGSCTSTATRTDGGWLVSGEKWFVTCGDIADFLLVQADAGPERAATLFFVDKQAPGVEMTRVPRFMHSAVNGHPEFTFTDVFVPDEDVLGGVGNGYELTKEWFTDERLMIAARTVGAAERALELARDWAVRRRQFGSPIADFQLIQGMLADCAVDIAVNRAYTHQVAWEADQPHTDRKTLHAKASTAKLAASEAAGRVVDRCVQIFGGRGYDRSYPVERMYRELRVDRIWEGTSEIQRLIIANELVKRGTRALALPGS; from the coding sequence ATGGACTTCCGCTACACACCCGAGCAGGCCGACCTCAAGGCCCGCGCCGCCGCCTACACGCGGCTCCTGATGAGGTACGAGGACCAGTCCGAGGAGGCCGGCGGTCCGCTGCCCGCCGGCACGGTCCGCGACATGACCCGCGCCGCCATCGAGGCGGGCGTCTACGCGATCAACATGCCCGCCGAGTGGGGCGGGGCCGGCCTGTCCCTGCTCGACCAGGTCATCGTCGAGGAGGAGTTCGGGAAGGTCACCAACTGCCTCTGGGACATCCCCTGGCGGCCCGCGAACGTCCTGGCGTACGGCACCGAGGCGCAGCGGGAGAAGTACCTGCTCCCCGTCATCCGGGGCGAGCGGTTCGACGCGTTCGCGGTCACCGAACCCGGTGCGGGCTCCGACCCCGGCTCGTGCACCAGCACGGCGACCCGGACCGACGGCGGCTGGCTCGTGAGCGGCGAGAAGTGGTTCGTGACCTGCGGCGACATCGCCGACTTCCTGCTGGTGCAGGCCGATGCGGGCCCGGAGCGGGCCGCGACCCTGTTCTTCGTGGACAAGCAGGCGCCCGGTGTCGAGATGACGCGGGTCCCGCGGTTCATGCACTCCGCGGTGAACGGGCACCCCGAGTTCACGTTCACCGATGTCTTCGTCCCCGACGAGGACGTGCTCGGCGGTGTCGGCAACGGCTACGAGCTGACGAAGGAGTGGTTCACCGACGAGCGGCTGATGATCGCCGCCCGGACCGTCGGCGCCGCCGAACGGGCCTTGGAGCTCGCCCGCGACTGGGCGGTCCGGCGCCGTCAGTTCGGCTCCCCCATCGCCGACTTCCAGCTGATCCAGGGCATGCTCGCCGACTGCGCCGTCGACATCGCCGTCAACCGCGCCTACACCCACCAGGTCGCCTGGGAGGCCGACCAGCCGCACACCGACCGCAAGACCCTGCACGCCAAGGCGTCGACGGCGAAGCTCGCGGCGAGCGAGGCCGCCGGACGGGTCGTCGACCGGTGCGTGCAGATCTTCGGCGGCCGCGGCTACGACCGCTCGTACCCGGTCGAGCGCATGTACCGGGAACTGCGCGTCGACCGGATCTGGGAGGGCACCTCCGAGATCCAGCGCCTGATCATCGCCAACGAGCTCGTCAAGCGCGGCACCCGGGCCCTCGCCCTGCCCGGCTCCTGA